The nucleotide sequence GGGGAGTCGGGCAGGAGACGGTCGAAACATCCCCCATGCGCACGGACGGGTCGGGGCGGGTCGAGAGTCACATGTCGGCGAGCACGCCCAGGCTGGGACTCAACGGTGCCACCACCGGACAGACCGACCTGCTCACCGACGTGAAAATCGCGGCGGAGGCCGGCTACGACGCGCTGGAGCTGCGGGATGCGAAGATCGAGGTCTACCTGCGCGGTGGCCACACCCTGTCGGACCTGCGAACCAGACTGCAAGACGCGGGGATCGAACCCCTGAGCATCAATGCCCTAGACCGCTCGACGCTGGTGGCCGGCGCCGCGTGGGAGGCGGCCGCGCGCCGGTGCGCCACCCTCTGCGATTGGGCGGCGGCGCTCGACTGCCCCTATGTCGTGGTCGTGCCGAGTCCGCTCCCGGACGGTCTGCGACGCGAGGACGCCGTCGGTCCGACCGTGGAGGCGCTGCGGCAGATGGGTGAGATCGCGTTGCGGCGCGGCGTGCGCATCGGGTTCGAGTTCCTGGGCTTTGGGGACTGTTCGGTGCGTACGCTGTCGGAGGCGGCGGCCATCGTGGACGATTGCGACCGCCGCACCGTCGGGTTGGTGATCGACGCGTTCCACTTCCACGTGGGCGGATCGTCCTGGCACGCGTTGGACGCCCTCGACCCGGCGAGGTTGTTCGTCGTGCACCTGGACGACGCCGAAGACAGGCCCCTAGGAGATCTGCGCGATGCCCACCGGCGGCTGCCCGGTGACGGGGTGCTGCCGCTGGGAGCATTTGTCCGGGGCCTGCAGCACATCGGGTACCGTGGCGTCTACTCGCTCGAACTGTTCCCGGCAGACGACGCCCTCGGGTACCAGGATCCGCTGGCGCTCGCTCGGGTGGGCCGGGAGAGGATGGCGGCGCTGTTCGAAGATAGGGGGTAAGTGATCGGCGGGCCGTCTGACACCCGACCGCGGCTGCCGCTGCCCACAACGCCAATCTAGGAGGTTGCGATGCCCCTTGGGATCGGCATACTCGGTGCTGGGTTCATGGGGGGCATTCACGCCCGCATCCTCAGAACCGACGATCGTGTGCGGCTCGTGGGGATTGCCGACACGGTCGCGGCGGCCGCGGAGCGCCTGGCCGCAGAGGTGGACTCTCGCGCTCTGCCGTCGTTCGAGGCTTTGCTAGATGCAGGCGCACAAGCGTTGTACGTGTGCACGCCGAACACCCGTCACGTCGAACCCGTCCTGCGCGCGCTGGAGGCCGGGCTGCACGTCTTCTCGGAGAAGCCGATGGCGACATCTCTTGCGGACGCGCAGAAGATCCGAGAGGCCGCCAGGCACGCCAGGGGTGTATACCAGCTCGGGTTCAACCGGCGGTTTGCAGGCGTGTACCGGTTCGCGCGACGGCTGATCGAGCAGGGCCGGTTGCGCCCGCTGGTGGCCCAGATGAAGCAC is from Armatimonadota bacterium and encodes:
- a CDS encoding sugar phosphate isomerase/epimerase, which produces MRTDGSGRVESHMSASTPRLGLNGATTGQTDLLTDVKIAAEAGYDALELRDAKIEVYLRGGHTLSDLRTRLQDAGIEPLSINALDRSTLVAGAAWEAAARRCATLCDWAAALDCPYVVVVPSPLPDGLRREDAVGPTVEALRQMGEIALRRGVRIGFEFLGFGDCSVRTLSEAAAIVDDCDRRTVGLVIDAFHFHVGGSSWHALDALDPARLFVVHLDDAEDRPLGDLRDAHRRLPGDGVLPLGAFVRGLQHIGYRGVYSLELFPADDALGYQDPLALARVGRERMAALFEDRG